From Pararhizobium sp. A13:
GCTGCAAGGCCGTGGTCTCCGTCAGCGGTTACCTGATCGGCAACCGCGAAGCCAACAAGATGCCATTGCCGCCAAAGGCAGAGCTGTTGTGGTGGTACCAGTTCTATTTTTCCACCGAACGCGGTCGGCTCGGCTACGAGGAAAATACGCACGATTTCAACAGGCTCATCTGGCAGATCGCTTCGCCGGAGTGGAAATTCGACGATTCAACATTCGACCGCACCGCGGCGTCCTTCGACAACCCGGATCATGTGAGCATCGTGATCCATAATTACCGCTGGCGGCTCGGTCTGGCTGAAGGCGAAGCAAAATATGATGAGCTGGAAAGGCGGCTTGCTGAAGGCCCGGTCATCGCCGTGCCCACAATCACACTTGAAAGCGATGCCAACGGCGCACCACACCCCGACGCCGCGTCCTATGCCAAGAAGTTCTCGGGCAAGTATGAACACCGGATCATCAAGGGAGGCGTCGGTCACAACCTGCCGCAGGAAGCACCCCAAGCCTTCGCCAAGGCAGTCGTCGATGTCGCGAGATTCTGATCGCGTTTTCGGGTGATGGAGCTATCCTGACGCAAAGCCAACAGAGGATGCCTGACCATGGATCACATCGATCACATTCTTGTCGTCGATGACGATCGCGAAATACGGGAACTGGTCTCAACTTATCTCACGAAAAACGGCTTGCGGGTCACCGTTGCGGCGGATGGCCGGCACATGCGGGCCTTTCTCGAGGCAAACACCGTCGATCTCATCGTGCTCGATCTGATGATGCCGGGCGATGACGGTCTGGTGCTGTGCCGCGAATTGCGGGCGGGTAAACACAAGTCGACGCCGGTGCTGATGCTGACGGCGCGAAGCGACGAGACCGATCGCATCATCGGCCTGGAGATGGGGGCCGATGACTATTTGGCAAAACCGTTTGCGGCTCGCGAGTTGCTCGCCCGGATCAAGGCGGTTCTGCGCCGGACGCGCATGCTGCCCCCCAATCTTCAGGTGACTGAAGTCGGGCAGCTGCTGACATTCGGCGACTGGCAGCTCGACACGACCGGAAGACATCTGCTTGATCGCGAGGGAACGGTCGTCGCGCTCAGCGGCGCCGAGTACCGCCTGCTTCGCGTCTTAGTCGATCATCCACAGCGCGTGCTCAATCGAGACCAGCTTCTCAACCTCACGCAGGGTCGAGAAGCGGAGTTGTTCGACCGCTCGATCGACCTTCTCGTCAGCCGCCTTCGCCAGCGCCTTTCCGATGACGCGCGCGAGCCGGCCTACATAAAGACCGTGCGCAGCGAAGGGTATGTGTTCGCGGTGCCGGTCGAAATCACCGAGGTCCGGCGATGAGCGCCCCTCCCGCACTTGACAGCTTCCGGCCCTGGCCACGTACCTTGGGATCGCGGCTGTTCCTTATCCTTCTCGCCGGCCTGATGCTTGCGCAGGGTCTTTCCTTCAGCGCCCAGTTTCTGGAGCGCTATATGACGGCGCGGGCCGTTATGCTCAACACGCTCGAGAACGATGTGGCGACCTCGATCGCCATTCTCGATCGCCTGCCTGCCACCGAACGGTCGGACTGGCTGCAGCGTCTCGATCGAGGCACCTATCGCTATGAGCTGGGACCGGGCCTTGCCGGCGTTCCCAGCTTGACCGAACAGGGCGCCGGCATCGCCGCGAAAATACGAGAAGCCGTTGATCCGCGTTTCCCCATAACGTTTAAATCCATACCGGGCGACGGCAAACGCCTTCAGGCCCACCTGACCTTGAGCGATGGCAAGCCGCTGACGATCGATGTGAACCCGGCTCCCATCATGCCACTCGCCGAATGGCTGCCTTACGTTCTCGTCTTGCAGCTCATTCTTCTCCTCCTCTGCAGCTGGTTTGCCGTCCGCTTGGCAATCCGCCCTCTCGTCAATCTTGCCTATGCCGCCGATGCGCTTGACCCCAATGCAAAAACCCCGCGCCTGAGCGAAACGGGGCCGCGCGAGGTCGCCTATGCTGCGAAGGCCTTCAACGCTATGCGAGATCGCATCGCGCAGTACCTGGAAGAAAGAGTGCAAATCCTCGCGGCCATCTCTCACGATCTTCAAACACCCATCACGCGCATGAAGCTTCGGGCCGAAATGGCCGATGATTCTGTCGAAAAGGAAAAACTGATACAGGACCTGGCCGAAATCGAACGCCTTGTCCACGAAGGCGTGGCCTATGCGCGCAGTGCCCATGGAGACACCGAAAAATCCTCGCGTATCGACATACGTGCCTTCATCGAGAGCCTCGTCTATGATTATCAGGACACCGGCAAGGCCGTGGCAGTCACCGAGAAAATCAACGGCGCGATCGTCACCCGGCCCCATGCCCTGCGCCGTATCCTGACCAATCTCATCGACAACGCGCTCAAGTTTGGCGGCAGCGCGGACATATCGGTCGAGAAAGGTGAAGAAGGAGCGGTCGTCATAAAGGTGCTCGATCGCGGCCCGGGAATCCCGGAGGATCAACTCGAAGCCGTCATGCAACCATTCTTCCGGCTTGAACAGTCCCGCAATCGGAGAACCGGAGGCACCGGACTTGGGCTGGCCATAGCGCAACAGCTGGCGCTCGCGATCGGCGGTTCGCTCGCATTGCGCAATCGCGAGGGTGGCGGACTGTCGGCAGAAGTCATCATCCCTTGACGACCTCGAAACAGGTTTCACCTCCGGCAGCCCCGTAGGGTTTCGCCAATCAACTCTGGCAACGCAGATTCGTCTGGGCGTTACAGCGGTAACGGAAGCCAGCAACGGCACGCCTTTTTTGTCGCACTGTGCCGCCCCGCTGAGCTCCTACATATCGTTACACTTTCCTCCAATCAGGACACATGCGCGATACATCGCCACCGCCTTATGCGGTCACCGGCTGCCCTTCAGCCGTTGCGCCCCTGCGCTCATTCTTCAAAGGAAACAATGATGTCCCTTCTTATAGTCGCTTATCTCGGCGGTGTGCTGACAATCCTCAGTCCGTGCATCCTGCCCGTCCTTCCCTTCGTCTTTGCGCGCGCCGGACAGCCGTTCCTCAAGAGCACGCTGCCGATGCTTGCCGGCATGGCCATGACCTTTGCCGTCGTTGCAACGATTGCCGCGGTCGGCGGCAGCTGGGCAATTCAAGCCAATGAATACGGCCGCTACGCCGCGATCGTCCTGCTCGCCGTTTTCGGCGTAACACTTGTTTCGCCGCTGATCGCCAGCATCCTGACACAGCCGCTCGTCGCGTTCGGCAACAGGCTTTTGAATTCGACCGGCGGACCACGCAATATGCCCACGGCGGGCAGCGCGCTGCTTCTGGGTTTTGCTACCGGCCTGCTCTGGGCGCCGTGCGCCGGACCGATCCTCGGCCTTGTACTGACGGGTGCAGCCCTTCAAGGTGCCAACGTCGAGACCACCGTCCTCCTACTGGCCTATTCGGCCGGTGCGGCGACGTCGCTCGCCGTTGCCCTCCTGATCGGCGGCAGGGTTCTCGCCATGATGAAGAAATCGCTTGGCGCCGGCGAATGGGTGCGCCGCGGCCTCGGCGTCGCCGTCCTGGCGGGCGTCGTCGCGATCGGTCTCGGTGCCGATACCGGCGCCCTCGGACGGTTTTCCAACTTCGGTACGAGTAAGATCGAGCAGTCGCTTCTCGATGCGTTCAATGCCAAAAAGCCGAAGCCGGTTGCGGTTGCGAGCAACAGCATGATGCTCGCCGCGGCCGGTACCGTCCAAGGATATCGCAGCGAACTGCCGGTGGAAGGCGAATTCCCGTCGCTTGATGGCGCCGTTCAATGGCTGAATTCACCGCCGCTGACGACGGAGCAGCTTCGCGGCAAGGTCGTGCTGGTGGATTTCTGGACTTATTCCTGCATCAACTGCATCCACACCGTTCCCTATATTCGGGCCTGGTCGGAGAAATACAAGAACCAGGGACTCGTGGTGATCGGCGTCCACGCGCCTGAATTCGCCTTCGAGAAGAATATCGGCAACGTCAAGAAGGCGATCATCGACTTCAAGATCGGCTATCCGGTTGCCGTCGATAACGACTTCAAGATCTGGCAATCCTTCCAGAACAACTACTGGCCCGCCCACTACTTCATCGATGCCAAGGGCCAGATCCGGTATCATCATTTCGGCGAGGGGGACTACGACAAAGCCGAGGAGGTCATTCAGGACCTGTTGGCCGAAGCCAAAAGCGAGGGCCTCGAGAGGCCCGCCGCTCAGAGCCAGCATCGTGGTTGAGCAAGATCAATGGGTCGCCTTTAGCCAAGTCTGTTCATACGGCCAAGTTCGCCTCCAAGCCCTTTGAGCTTACATATCGGCTTGCGACATTGCAGAAGACAGCACCTCGGAAGAGCAAGCCCGAGGTGCTGTCTTCAGTTCGGTCCCGGCATCGACAGCCGCAACAATCGGGCCGCGTTCGACGGGAGACCGCACAGCTGCCGGTACTTTGTACCGCATTGTACCGGTCCGGCCCTCTCCCACACGCGGTTACACTTCCGCTCGATCAGGACACATGCGGGATACGTGGCGATCGCCTTATGCGGTCATTGGCTGGTCATCAGCCATTGCGCCCAGGCGCCTCGCTTCAAAGGAACCATGTCATGACCCAGATCGAAAACGTCCTCTACACCGGCAAGGCCCATACCACTGGCGGCCGCGATGGCACTTCGCGCAGTTCCGATGGCAACCTCGACATCAGGCTTTCCTCTCCCGGCAAGGCGGGCAGCGGCACCAATCCCGAACAGTTGTTCGCCTCCGGCTGGTCGGCCTGCTTCATCGGAGCAATGGGTCTTGCTGCCCACAAAATGAAGATCGCGTTCCCGACTGATACGGCAGTCGATGCCGAAGTGGATCTGGTCCACATGGACGGCGCCTACGTTCTCCAGGCGCGCCTCAACGTCAGCCTGCCGGGGCTGGAGCGGGAGATCGCCCAGGCTCTGGCGGACGCGGCGCACGAGACCTGCCCCTATTCCAAGGCCACACGCGGCAACATCGATGTCGTGATCAACCTGGTCTAACCGGTCTTTCACCGTCAGGGCGGGCTGGTCCATCGGACAGCCCGCCCTGACGCCAACTCCGTTCCAAACAAGGAAAATCGTCCTGTCCACCGTTTCGCTGGCGTCCACACGGCGCAGCGTTCTGACCCCTACCGCAGCCACACTGCTCGCTACGTCGGCCGCCGGCACATTGAGCCTGCTGCACGCGCAACCGGCGGCTGCGGCTGCGACTGCGACCATCACAAGCACCGCAATCCGCGAGACGTCGGGCGACCGGCCGGGGAGGCTTGACGTGCACGGCCATATCGCCAGCGTCATGGCGGCGATGGCTGCCTCGACCGCAATGGGAAAGCGTTTCGAGGCTTTGAAGCACAACGACTATCTGCACGACTATCTGCAGAAGCTTGATGCTGGTTTTCTGGCCACGGGGCAGAAACGTCAAAAGCCCCCTTGCATTTCTGCTTGGGGGCTTTTGTTTTGATTTGGTTGCGGGGGCAGGATTTGAACCTGCGGCCTTCAGGTTATGAGCCTGACGAGCTACCGGGCTGCTCCACCCCGCGGTATCGGATAATTTGCCTTTGGCAAAATGTCTGTCTTGGACTGCAGTTGCAGCCGGGATTCTGTTGTTTGCCGGTCGTCGAAGGCTTTGCCTTCTGCGGTTCGGCGGGGGGCTGCTGCGTCTGAGCGGTACGGCAGCCATTTCATTGTTTTCCCGGCGTATATTATCGAAGCAAAAAGGCCGCTTGAGGGCGGCCCGGATGTTTCGGCTGAGCCGGAGGATGAAGAGAAGATAGTTTTTGTTGATCATGCGGCTTATCGCGATCCTTACGGCATGCGGCGCATGATTTGGTTTGTTTCTTGCCTTTTGCAGACCTGGCAGCGACCTACTCTCCCGCGTCTTAAGACGAAGTACCATCGGCGCAGGGGCGTTTCACGGCCGTGTTCGGAATGGGAACGGGTGCAGCCACCCCGCAATAACCACCAGGTCGGCAAAGGGCAAGAATTGCGCTGGCGACAGCGCAAAACCAAATGAGAAGCTGGTTGAAGTCTGAGACTTCATTTTTGAACACGTCTTTTTTTTCAGGCTGCTTGAGGCACTTCGGAGCGCAGCTCCGCAAGGCCAAGCGGCCGTCCGGAGCGCGACTAGCGCGTCAGGACAGAAGAGAAGATGTTCATCTTTGATGAACATCGGCAATGAGAACAATCAAGCCAATCGAACGATTAGTACCGGTAAGCTTCATGCATTGCTGCACTTCCACACCCGGCCTATCAACGTGGTAGTCTTCCACGGTTCTCAAGGGAATACTCGTTTTCAGGTTGGTTTCCCGCTTAGATGCCTTCAGCGGTTATCCATTCCATATATAGCTACCCTGCTATGCGGCTGGCGCCACAACAGGTCCACCAGAGATATGTCCATCCCGGTCCTCTCGTACTAGGGACAGATCCTGTCAATATTCCTACACCCACGGCAGATAGGGACCGAACTGTCTCACGACGTTCTGAACCCAGCTCACGTACCGCTTTAATTGGCGAACAGCCAAACCCTTGGGACCTGCTCCAGCCCCAGGATGCGATGAGCCGACATCGAGGTGCCAAACAACCCCGTCGATATGGACTCTTGGGGGTCATCAGCCTGTTATCCCCGGCGTACCTTTTATCCGTTGAGCGATGGCCCTTCCACACGGGACCACCGGATCACTATGACCGACTTTCGTCTCTGCTCGACTTGTCAGTCTCGCAGTCAGGCGGGCTTATGCCATTGCACTCGACGACCGATTTCCGACCGGTCTGAGCCCACCATCGCGCGCCTCCGTTACTCTTTCGGAGGCGACCGCCCCAGTCAAACTACCCACCATACACTGTCCCGGATCCGGATAACGGACCGCGGTTAGACATCCATGACGATAAGGGTGGTATTTCAAGGATGGCTCCACGAGAACTGGCGTCCCCGCTTCAAAGCCTACCACCTATCCTACACATGCCGACACGAATGCCAGTGTAAAGCTATAGTAAAGGTGCACGGGGTCTTTCCGTCTGACCGCAGGAACCCCGCATCTTCACGGGGAATTCAATTTCACTGAGTCTATGCTGGAGACAGCGGGGAAGTCGTTACGCCATTCGTGCAGGTCGGAACTTACCCGACAAGGAATTTCGCTACCTTAGGACCGTTATAGTTACGGCCGCCGTTTACTGGGGCTTCGATTCAAAGCTTGCACCTCTCCTCTTAACCTTCCAGCACCGGGCAGGCGTCAGACCCTATACGTCGTTTTGCAACTTCGCAGAGCCCTGTGTTTTTGATAAACAGTCGCTACCCCCTGGTCTGTGCCACCCCAACACACTTGCGTGCAGTGGGGTCACGCTTCTTCCGAAGTTACGCGTGCAATTTGCCGAGTTCCTTCAGCATAGTTCTCTCAAGCGCCTTGGTATACTCTACCTGACCACCTGTGTCGGTTTCGGGTACGGTCTATACGGTGGAGCTATTTCCTGGAACCGCTCCGCTGCCCAACCAATCCAATAAGGTTGAACAACTTGTGCAATCCGTCACTACCACCAGGCCCACGAATATTAACGTGGTTCCCATCGACTACGCATTTCTGCCTCATCTTAGGGGCCGGCTAACCCTGCTCAGATTAACTTTAAGCAGGAACCCTTGGTCTTTCGGCGAGGGAGTCTCTCACTCCCTTTATCGTTACTCATGTCAACATTCGCACTTCCGATACCTCCAGGAGCCCTCACGGGTCTCCCTTCACAGGCTTACGGAACGCTCCGCTACCACAGCGCAACCTAAAAGGTTGTCGCTATCCTCAGCTTCGGTGCATGGCTTTAGCCCCGTTACATTTTCGGCGCAAAGACCCTTATTTAGACCAGTGAGCTGTTACGCTTTCTTTAAATGATGGCTGCTTCTAAGCCAACATCCTGGTTGTTTTGGGATCCTCACATCCTTTCCCACTTAGCCATGACTTGGGGACCTTAGCTGGAGGTCAGGGTTGTTGCCCTCTTCACGACGGACGTTAGCACCCGCCGTGTGTCTGCCGACTAGTACTCCTCGGTATTCGGAGTTTGGTTAGGATCAGTAAGACGGTGAGTCCCCATAGCCCATCCAGTGCTCTACCCCCGAGGGTATTCGGTCGACGCACTACCTAAATAGTTTTCGCGGAGAACCAGCTATTTCCGAGTTTGATTGGCCTTTCACCCCTAGCCACAAGTCATCCCAATCTATTGCAACAGATGCGGGTTCGGTCCTCCAGTTGGTGTTACCCAACCTTCAACCTGCTCATGGCTAGATCACTCGGTTTCGGGTCTAATGCGACGAACTGAACGCCCTGTTCAGACTCGCTTTCGCTGCGCCTTCACCTATCGGCTTAAGCTTGCTCGTCACACTAAGTCGTTGACCCATTATACAAAAGGTACGCCGTCACCCTTGCGGGCTCCGACTGTTTGTAGGCAACCGGTTTCAGGTTCTATTTCACTCCCCTTGTCGGGGTGCTTTTCACCTTTCCCTCACGGTACTTGTTCGCTATCGGTCATGCACGAGTACTTAGGCTTGGAGGGTGGTCCCCCCAATTTCAAACAGGATTTCACGTGTCCCGCCTTACTCAAGGACAATGAGTGTTCTACATGTACGGGGCTATCACCCGCTACGGCCGGACTTTCCATTCCGTTCCACTTTATTCCTCATTGCCACTGGCCTGGTCCGCGTTCGCTCGCCACTACTTGCGGAGTCTCGGTTGATGTCCTTTCCTGCAGGTACTTAGATGTTTCAGTTCCCTGCGTTCGCTTCTTACCCCTATGTATTCGAAGGTAAGATACCTTATCACAATGCTTAGAAACCCAAGCCGTCCTTGCGAACAGTTTGGATTTTCTAAGCATTTAAGGTGGGTTTCCCCATTCGGAAATCCATGGATCAAAGCTCATTCGCAGCTCCCCACGGCTTATCGCAGCGTATCACGTCCTTCATCGCCTGTGCATGCCAAGGCATCCACCAATTGCCCTTATTTCACTTGATCGTTCTCATTGCCAATGCTCATCCTTAGTTGGGTTTGGAATTCCTATCCTTCTCGCTTGCGCTCGAAGGGGTTCCAAACCTGGCCATACGGACACTTCTCAGTGTGTAGGACCAGGATCCAACAGTGCGGTTACCTTTTACAACCACACCAAATCCAGATGCCATCGACGTGTTCGATTTGATCCTCATATGAAGGCACGCCGGTGCACTTCGAGGTCAAATCTTAAGACCAGCTTCTCGAGATCTGTCCGGGGATGCGCGGTCAGGCAACATCCATCAACATGCCGTCAGAGATGACCGGAAACACCAAAATCCCCGAAGCCCTAAAGCCTCGAAGTTTCGATGGT
This genomic window contains:
- a CDS encoding response regulator, with amino-acid sequence MDHIDHILVVDDDREIRELVSTYLTKNGLRVTVAADGRHMRAFLEANTVDLIVLDLMMPGDDGLVLCRELRAGKHKSTPVLMLTARSDETDRIIGLEMGADDYLAKPFAARELLARIKAVLRRTRMLPPNLQVTEVGQLLTFGDWQLDTTGRHLLDREGTVVALSGAEYRLLRVLVDHPQRVLNRDQLLNLTQGREAELFDRSIDLLVSRLRQRLSDDAREPAYIKTVRSEGYVFAVPVEITEVRR
- a CDS encoding ATP-binding protein, which encodes MSAPPALDSFRPWPRTLGSRLFLILLAGLMLAQGLSFSAQFLERYMTARAVMLNTLENDVATSIAILDRLPATERSDWLQRLDRGTYRYELGPGLAGVPSLTEQGAGIAAKIREAVDPRFPITFKSIPGDGKRLQAHLTLSDGKPLTIDVNPAPIMPLAEWLPYVLVLQLILLLLCSWFAVRLAIRPLVNLAYAADALDPNAKTPRLSETGPREVAYAAKAFNAMRDRIAQYLEERVQILAAISHDLQTPITRMKLRAEMADDSVEKEKLIQDLAEIERLVHEGVAYARSAHGDTEKSSRIDIRAFIESLVYDYQDTGKAVAVTEKINGAIVTRPHALRRILTNLIDNALKFGGSADISVEKGEEGAVVIKVLDRGPGIPEDQLEAVMQPFFRLEQSRNRRTGGTGLGLAIAQQLALAIGGSLALRNREGGGLSAEVIIP
- a CDS encoding alpha/beta hydrolase codes for the protein MSEGINHHRRRFFGIAATTLVATQFAAAGIAEANSAVTQSSDPLTNKPAGRNTSFGALKQIDAGVLNIGYAEAGPIDGPAVILLHGWPYDIHSFVDVAPLLASAGYRVIVPYLRGYGTTRFLSSETARNGQQSALAVDVIALMDALKIEKAVLAGFDWGARTANIVAALWPERCKAVVSVSGYLIGNREANKMPLPPKAELLWWYQFYFSTERGRLGYEENTHDFNRLIWQIASPEWKFDDSTFDRTAASFDNPDHVSIVIHNYRWRLGLAEGEAKYDELERRLAEGPVIAVPTITLESDANGAPHPDAASYAKKFSGKYEHRIIKGGVGHNLPQEAPQAFAKAVVDVARF
- a CDS encoding organic hydroperoxide resistance protein — protein: MTQIENVLYTGKAHTTGGRDGTSRSSDGNLDIRLSSPGKAGSGTNPEQLFASGWSACFIGAMGLAAHKMKIAFPTDTAVDAEVDLVHMDGAYVLQARLNVSLPGLEREIAQALADAAHETCPYSKATRGNIDVVINLV